The DNA region tgcagcaaggcttttcGAAAACAggaatttccatctgaacatgaggaaaaacttcactgtgagggtgacagagcaccggagcaggttgcccagagaggctgtggagtctccttctctggagatattcaaaacccgcctggacatgatcctgtgcaacgtgctctaggtaaccctgcttgagcaggggggttggactagatgatgtccagaggtcccttccaacctcaaccattctgtgattttgtgaaagtGGTGCGCAAGGTGTGCAGAACCTTCTGTCCAGCTCCAGAGAAGTCTCTTTCTGTGCTCACTGCTTTGGCTGTTGCAACCCTTGCCATGTCCACGTCTTGGTGGCCAAACCCCACTGCTGACACCCGTCCTCCATGCTCATCCCCATCAGCCATGGGGAGATCCTGGAGCAGTGACTGGTTCTGCCATGTGGAAAAtggggctgagcagcagctgggctctcccccaggcagggagctcacGCTTCAGAAATGAGCAGGTGGGAGCTCAACAGCCTCCAGAAAAGGGCTGAGGAAGTTTTAAGGAGGGAATGCCTGCTTATGCAACTTCTGGGTAGCTGTTGCCCTTTGTCTGCACCTGGCAAATGAGAAGGGCTTTCAGATTTACTGTGAGTCGCGTACGTGGAATTTTATGTAAAACTTTTCCATTTTGGTATGCTATGAAAATATTTGCTGTAGTTAATTCTGCACAACCTGAGGTGGCATTTCACATGCTGGCAGCAGGCCATGACACTTTCTCTATGGATTTTCTCATAGGCATCCTCATCTCACTGTGGTTGTTAGTAAAGAGACATTTCTacagcccctcagcacagctCGATGCAGACTTCATgccaaaagtgtcttctgtgtgcATGGCGTTCACCCTCTCTCACGCCCAGACACCCACGTacacaccttctgcctctgcagggctggagaggagcaataTACAAAGGCAGAAGCAACACAGGAGGCAAATCACACCTTTGTTGTGTGCCCCAGTTTCCCCTCTGCAAAACCAAGTGAGAGACAGCAACgctaaaggtgctgcagagctccagcatgaaCTGTGAGATCCTCACAGGAGTTTCACTGCATACTGATGTGAATCCCTACAGTAAGATGTGATGCATTTTGAAGTGACAGTATTGATGCAGCAGGCATTAGAAGGAAGAGCGATAGCTGCACACTTTGCATAACCAGGAGGAAAAGTGTCTCTCAGCAGGCACAGTGAGCATGGAGCAAGGAGAGGCCAGTTTGGCAGGCTCTGGGCTCTGTGTGAACGCCTGCCAACAGCAGTGTGTCCGGAGCAGCACCAAGGCCCTCGAGATGTTTGTGCTGCTGTCCGGGTGGCAAGGAGCAGTgtcctgtcaggcagggttgctgagcatcggactagctctgtgtggggggcacctgcttggcgtgccctttgaaacaagctttagtcctttcttccagaaactggactgaaaggtgtccgtcagaaaactgctgagcctccaggtgcaagggcaagaggcagctgggggaacagaagagtctttcctccactcaatgtgtgcatgcatcaatgagagctgcaccagctacagtgaagctctcgatggtgctgaggccacaggtgagaagatctgcttccccatcaggaaagtctttcaatagttgagactctcacagctgaactctgccaaGTATATGTGATAAGAACATGACGCTAGTTAGGACTGACTAGCggtaatgcatccttggaggtgcacactgttaactgaggcgtgttgacaggcactacacccatgctgcacaatagcaggtggcgtgcgacttgtaagaagttcctagggtttgcacatccactttgattcggactcctgcaggatgggctgtgtcaggcgtctgtgtgacggctgggcaaggcccaggtattcactccaaggcagacgGCTATAGCTGCTGTTgggaaagcaatcataagtgctgtgtcttttcttccacgtTTTGTctggctcactacattctgcaagctgctgcttgatgctgcctttcacctgcatgggaaggagttaccattccaaaattatcatttatactttctgctagctttctcctcttcacactccctcctgctcacctgggcagatggatttgcttcctgcgcctctactgctcattttcagacttacatttcatcacctgcatctggacgcctcagagcagaccagagagctgcagctccctgttggccctaagcatccttctgggacttgcagcaagagagcataaatacgctgaggtctgagacagcagcactgcaaatgctccaccaagatcactgcctgcagctcctcctcgccgcttaaggccagacctggtgagtcaccgtgtgcagtcctcagcgctggggctgctttttgttgctgtgtcACGGCGATCTCTGAgccgtcttctgcaaaaggcgagggctgcgaagccgcaaggcaatggggcactgctgctctgtgtagcagagtaagggacgagcgtttgggtgtgatgggggaggcagatgtggcagcagggtggagagcGCATAGAGcatggtcatcacagccagggctgtgctgcagaagcccgttgtgcagctcccagctcggcagcccagccttgccctcgtgagcggcaggagctgccgtgttTCGCCAGCATGGCTTGAAcgggggaacgacctctgctccgtgggcgcggggtggcctgcacccagaagcagcctctgcctagggctgaatgtaaatcgcccctttcaatttgtgtttgctgccttgaccttcttttgctgcactggtgagcgtccaccttgctagctgggctttctctgaatttcctcccgcttttcctcttgcctaatccAAGCGGATGTTGCtgtgtctcttcccttcccagagcactgggtTTCACATGGAGCCCGGCAGCATCTGCTGTTACCtcggccttaggtttttgtttttctccccacaaaccagtgactagctcagcagctttcagcttcctcatgcctcctcaaaatgcggaccgaggggcagaaaagttgccatgcgatctcagtgcagggtgcagctctgcacactctctcctcatgttttgtagCGTGACGGAGTTTCTggtatgaatgctaaaacttgcattgacttcactggacgccggatttccccagctggcaatgctgctgagctctgctggcatttatgctttctcttgtgctgtcctttatttttcaggtgtttctaagtagaagaccaaagacccctatggcagacgtcaatcacacagccttccggccaggaacattcctccttgttggcatcccaggcctggagaagtttcacctctggatttctctccccttcttctccatgtatatttttgcccttctaggcaacttagtcttgctatttaccatagtgagagaacaaagcctccacaagcctatgtaccttttcctttctgcattaactgtagcagacttgctcttatctaccactacagtgcccaggatgttagctattttctggttcagagtggggGACATTTCTCTTGGTGCATGCATTGCTCAGatgtttctcattcattttatttctgctgtagagtcaggaattctggtggccatggcctttgatcggtatgttgccatctgcaaccccctgagatatgtgactttattgacccactcagtcatatggagaatagagctggcagctgttgtcagaagctTCTGCATTGTCCTCCCatgtgtttttctgcttctaaggCTGTCCTACTGCAGAAACCGCGttatccctcattcgtactgcgagcacatgggtgtagccagactggcctgcacaagcataaaagtcaatgTTGTGTATGGTTTAACAGTTATCCTGCTGTCAGTGGGGGTAGATGTAGtgttcattgctgtgtcttatggactgattctcagggctgtcttccagctgccctctgcaggtgcccgtcgcaaagctatgagcacctgcagctcccacctctgcatcatcctcctgttctacacgccggcgttcttctcctttctcacgcaccgctttggtggccacagcatccccCGCCACatccacatcctgctggcctgtctctacgtagtggttccccccatgctaaatcccatcatttatggagtgaacaacaagcagattcgtgagacagtaatgtccatgttgtcttggatgggaagccggagaaactgagttgtttattggggctggtgtttctttgccttgctcagagcttgtgCATTTGTTCGAGGCAGAGAGAGATGCTGCTCCTGCAAAAGGGTTTGGAGGCAAAGCTCGGGTGCAGCATTTCTGAGGGTCTCCATGTCTCCAGGCCTGTGACCTGCTTTTACCCAGGGAAGTGTTGGACCATCTACGCTCTGGCAAGACACTTgtgcctggaagcactgcctgctgcaggtgtgctctgcttgccatcagtagcgctgggatgttgcctgggcttggaaagctgctgcctgggcagtcttggcagcacagtgcacatctccagagcacgctgtctccaactgcagggaaagcgaGTTAGAGGTGGGAATTGCAGCTGATCCAGACGGACttggcaaaaagcagccacgctagACAGGGCCAGAGCTTACAGTGAACGATGCGCCCAggttcccagttcagagcgtggacgtgacagccagcagcactgtggagaggagaagcagttagaaggacaccagaacacgacctcctcatcgctgagggatgtttttgccaccctagaattagtttgtgcaatgacagtggaatagaggctgctacaaagaactgtggcaagaatatttttcccgatggaatggactcacaactcggtattgccagagaccctaataaagaacaaggacaatcattctgtccagagtttgtgtagtcaatgtgccctggtcagagacttcagctgctagtatcatcggggctggtaaattgttgttgcctTTAAAGGTGTCGCTGCCTGtaggcttttattaaacagcagctttgctgaggggtagctgatcagtgatgctgctgctgttaatggcaaggacTTCTTATCTTGGGAcagttattttgtcattcttgtCTTAAACGCTTTGTATTTTTTGGTCGGGAAAGACATTTGTattctaaggaactgaagcctattcttgattcaatgcaccataaagcagcataggtgattgctgtcACCACCCCTTTTCTTCGTGCAGGCTCTAGCGTGCTGCCGCGCTGGTGGCACAAGGGCCCGTGTGCCAGTTACAGGggcggtgccttcccggggtgctgcattgcccaccaagattttcactctccctgctgttgtcagccgtGGGGCCTGGGTAGCACAAGCTGGCGGGGGCCAGTCGGCAGTGCcggggctgctccttgcaaacgctTTATTTTCGTGCACACTTAGAGCtcagcagctgtactgcagttccccctttcacagaaccacagaatggttgaggttggaagggacctctgcagatcatctagaaCAACACCCCtggtcaagcagggtcacctagagcacgttgcacaggatcacgtccaggcaggttttgaaaatctccagggaaggagactccacaacctctctgggcaacctgctccagtgctctgtcaccctcacagtgaagaagtttttcctcatgttcacatggaactgtctgtgtttcagtttgtgcccgttgcctcgtgtcctgttggtcggcaccactgaaaagagtct from Apteryx mantelli isolate bAptMan1 chromosome 1, bAptMan1.hap1, whole genome shotgun sequence includes:
- the LOC136991058 gene encoding olfactory receptor 52D1-like — encoded protein: MADVNHTAFRPGTFLLVGIPGLEKFHLWISLPFFSMYIFALLGNLVLLFTIVREQSLHKPMYLFLSALTVADLLLSTTTVPRMLAIFWFRVGDISLGACIAQMFLIHFISAVESGILVAMAFDRYVAICNPLRYVTLLTHSVIWRIELAAVVRSFCIVLPCVFLLLRLSYCRNRVIPHSYCEHMGVARLACTSIKVNVVYGLTVILLSVGVDVVFIAVSYGLILRAVFQLPSAGARRKAMSTCSSHLCIILLFYTPAFFSFLTHRFGGHSIPRHIHILLACLYVVVPPMLNPIIYGVNNKQIRETVMSM